A region of the Exiguobacterium aurantiacum DSM 6208 genome:
AGATTGCGGCCGAACTCGATGTCCCGCACCACATCCTCGACTTGTCCCTACTCGGGCAACTCACCTCAAACGCGTTGACGAGACACGACCTCGACATCGACAATGCCGACGTTCCAAACACGTTCGTCGATGGACGCAACCATCTTTTCTTGTCGTTCGCAGCCGTCATGGCGAAACAGCTCGGCATGCACCACATCGTGACCGGTGTGTGTGAGACCGACTTTTCAGGCTACCCGGACTGCCGCGACCAATTTATCAAATCACTCAACGTGACACTCAACTTAGCGATGGACTATCCGTTCGTCATCGACACGCCGCTCATGTGGCTCGATAAGAAACAGACGTGGGAACTCGCCGACCGTCTCGGTGCGTTCGACTACGTCAAAGAGCGGACGCTCACTTGTTACAACGGCATCCTCGGCTCAGGCTGTGGGGAGTGCCCGGCGTGTGTCCTTCGTCAAAACGGCCTTGAGGCATATGAGGGGGTGCGTGTATGAAGAACGCCCCGTTCCTCGCCCCGACGAGCGTCGAAGCCAAACAAGACGGCTCGCTCATCTACTGTAAACATCGCGTCCAAATCGTCAAAGAAGTGACGTTTGACGCCGCCCACCACTTGTTCGATTACGACGGCAAGTGCCGTGCGCTCCATGGCCATACGTATAAACTGCAAATGGGCATTAGCGGCTTTTTAGACAACCGCGGGATGACGCTCGACTTCGGTGACTTGAAAGCCATCTTCAAAGAAGAGCTCGAACCGTATCTCGACCATCGCTATTTGAACGAATCGTTGCCCTATATGAATACGACTGCTGAAAACATGTGCTATTGGATTTTCGAGCAACTCGCCAAACACTTGCCTGACGAGCGCGACGTCCGTGTCGAATTCGTCAAATTGTACGAGACGCCGACCTCATACGCCGAGTTCCGCCGTGAATGGTTGGTGGACTGATGAAAATTCCTGTCCTCGAAGTATTCGGCCCGACGTTTCAAGGGGAAGGCCGCGCCATCGGACAGAAGACGATGTTCGTCCGGACCGCCGGTTGCGATTATCGCTGTTCTTGGTGCGACTCCGCCTTTACATGGGACGGCTCGGAGAAACCGGACATGCTGTCGGCCGATGCCATCATCGAACGGCTCGACGCGCTCGGCACGTACGACTACGTCACGATCTCTGGCGGCAACCCGCTCCTCATCGCCGGCATGAAAGATTTAGTGGATAAGCTGAAGGCACGCGGCGTCAAGCTCGCCGTCGAGACGCAAGGGAGCCGCTATCAAGACTGGCTCACGCAAATCGACGACGTGACACTCAGCCCGAAACCGCCGTCGTCCGGCATGTCGACCGATTGGGAGAAACTCGACGCGATCGTCGAACGACTCCGCCCGGAACAGACGACGTTCAAAGTCGCCGTTTTCGATGAAGTCGATCTCGCTTACGCGAAACAAGTCCAGACGCGCTATACGCCGGACGTCATGTATTTGTCAGCAGGTAACCCAGAGCCTGGTGCGGACGGTGACATCACCGACGCCCAGCTCCGTCGCTTGAAACAATTATGGGAAGACGTCGCGCGCGACCCGTCGTGGCAAAGCGTCCGTGTCTTGCCACAGTTACACACATTACTGTACGCCAACGAACGTGGCGTCTAAGGAGAATGAATATGAGACCAGAAGACTTACAAGACTTGTCGCTCCTCGGACAGAAGAGCGTCCCATACATTTTTGAATACGCACCGGACGTCCTCGAGGCGTTCCCGAACCGTCATCCGGAGAACGACTACTTCGTGAAGTTCAACGCACCGGAGTTCACATCACTTTGCCCAATCACGAACCAACCGGACTTCGCGACGATTTACATCTCATACATCCCGGACGAGAAGCTCGTCGAGTCGAAATCGCTCAAACTGTACTTGTTCAGCTTCCGTAACCACGGCGACTTCCACGAGAACTGCATCAACGTCATCGGGAAAGACCTCGTCAAGTTGATGGAGCCGCGCTACCTGGAAGTGTGGGGCAAGTTCACGCCACGCGGCGGCATCTCGATCGATCCATACTACAACTACGGGAAGCCAGGCACGAAATACGAAAAAATGGCGGAACACCGACTCTTCAACCACGATTTATACCCGGAGACGGTCGACAACCGTTAAGTCAAAAAGTAGACGTTCCTTCACGGGAGCGTCTACTTCTTTTTATAGCGGTTGATTTGTTGTTTGATTGGTTCCCGGAACACGGTCGCGACGAGCGTCAGCACGACGAAGACGGCCAGGGCGAGGATGACCATCTTCAAGTCACCGCTCGCGATGCTGCTGCCGAGAAAGTTGTTCGCGAACGCACCAGGGATCATGCCGACCATGGTCGCGACTACGTAAGCCGGGAGCCTCACTTTCGCGAGCCCTGAGGCGTAACTGACCAAGTCAAAGTTGACGAGCGGAATCAACCGTAAAATCAACACGTAAAAGAACCCGTCCTCTTCGATTTTATGTTGGATTTTCTCATAGTCGCTCGTTTCAAAATGTCGCACAAAGCGGTCCCCGAAGCAAATCGCTATATAATACGCGACGAGCGCGCTGAGCGTGGCGCCGATGACCGTATAGACGACACCCGGCAACGTCCCGAACGCCAGTCCGCCCGCGACGGACAAGACGGACGTCGGAAATAAGATCAATGGACGAACGGTGAACAGGACGATATAAACGGCCGGGGCGAGCCAGCCGAATTGGACGATGTAATCTCGAATCTCTCCAGGCCGCAAGTCGATCCACTGATAGAGGAGCGTCGCTGTACCGAATATGATCAAGACAATCGCAATCATCCACTGCGTTTTCCATTTGTTCATCGGTCCGCCCCCTCTCTTTCTTTCATCATATCGCCTCGTCTCTAAAAAGTAACGCCTTCCTTTTTTTAGGAATCGTATTATGGTACGGTTAGAAAAAGCAGAAGGAGGAATCCCTATGTATTTGGCAGATGCCATAAAACTGAAACAACTGCTGTTGAAGCAGATCGATAAGTTGCTCGAAGAAGTCGAGCGCGTCGCGTTCATCGAGCTCGAGAAAGACGAACCGCTCCCGACGATCCAGTCGCGTTCGCTCGAGGACATCGAGGTCGAGCTCGAGTCGATCCGCTGTGACATGCGCCGCCTCGACCGCCTCGTTTGTGAAGCGAACCTGCATACCGTCGTCGAGACGAATGACGGACCGCTCCCGCTCGTCGAAGCGATGGAGTTCGCCATTCAATTGAAGGCCCAGGCCCGCATGTATCAAGACTTGGCCGAGCGGCCGAAACGCGAGTTCCGAACCGGTCACGGGGAAGGGACAACCGTCATCAAGCACGCCCTCTATGACCCGGAGCTTTATCGCTTAAAAGCGCGCGACGTCGAGAAACGGTCCAACCGGATCGCGAGCGCCATCGAAGCGGCCAATCACCGGACCGAAATCGAGTTTGACGCGAGCCGCTATATGTAACAAAAACGCGTCGGGGTTTGCCCGACGCGTTTTACATGTGGTGATTGTTGTGATGATTATGATGGTCGTGATGGTGCGAGCTTGAACGGTTCCGCGGTGCCGGCTCATCGGCGAACTTCTCCCCGTCCAAAATGCCGAGCCGCTTGTATTGGCGGCCGACCCGCTCCTTCGTCTCGTCGTGCACGTGCGGCGACTCCATGACCAACTGATAGCTGCCGAGCGCGACCCGGAACGGCTCCATCTGCGTCCGTTCGACCGGGAACGACGTCACGTCACGCAAATAATCAGCGAGTCGGTTCGCCGTTTCCTCACTTGGATCATCAGCCAAGTCGGAAGCAAACTGTTGCATATCTTTCAAGAGACTGTTCGTTTTCACTTGCTTACCGATCCCTGTAATAACGGCAAATACGATGATACCGATAATCAAGAAAAAGAAAATCGGGAACATGATTGGCACCCCACTAAAAAACGAGTCCCCCATCCCTGTCGAATCGACCCATACCTCTTCCCCAAATGCGAACGTGTTGACCATGACGTCTCCCCCTTTTTTCCTAATATACGGACGCCGCTTCATTTGGTTTCAAGCCCACGAAAAAAAGCCGCGGCACTCGCCACGGCTCAATCATCAGTTCAATTGTTTCTCCATCATGATGCGTGGTTCGTGATCTTCCGTATACGCCCCCATGATGTCGTAGCCACACAACAAGTTCAAGATGATGACACCCTTGTTCGTGTTGCGCGCTTTCGTCCGAATCGAATGGAACCCTTGCGCTTTCACCCATTCGAGTTGCGTGTCCATCAGCTTGCGTCCGATGCCATGCTTTTGAAACTCGGGGTGGACACCGCCGGCCCAGCTATAAAAACGATACGGCTCGGCCTCGTAGCCGATTTTGAAACCGACGAGACGCTCGTCCGAGAACGCGAGCAACACGAGCGGGTTCGCATGGCGGTACAGTCGCTCTTTAAAACGAAGTTGATCGATGTCCCCGTATAACGTGCGGTACAGGTTAAAGAATTCCTCTTCAAAGTCTTTGAAATTCGTCGTCACATCTTTCACGATAAATGAACTGGTCGTACTCATCTTTCCATCCCCTTTCGAAATATGGACAAGTGGTTCGTACGCCTGTACCTTTCGCCGTTTACTCCGTTTTTCCTGTCTCGCGCGCAAAAGCGGTCAAACCTTTTTGTTTATACACGCCGAGCGAACGCTTCGGGAGGCTCTTCACCATCCAATTTTTTAAGATACGTTGCTTCTCTTCCGCCCGTAGTCCGTATCCGTCTGTCACGACATGGCGCGCCCGTGTCGTCACATCATACAGCGAAATGGCGGCAGCGACCGAGATATTCAAACTTTGGACGTACCCCTGCATCGGGATCACGTAATTCCCGTCCGCCTTGGCGAGCGCCGTTTCTGAGACACCATGATGTTCATTCCCAAACAAGAGCACGGTCGGTTTTGACACATCGATACCTTCGAGCGGGACCGCCTCTTCACTGAGTGCCGTCGCGAGCACTTGATAGCCGTCCGCCTTCAATCGATCAATCGCGT
Encoded here:
- the queC gene encoding 7-cyano-7-deazaguanine synthase QueC; protein product: MQHEKALVVFSGGQDSTTCLFWAKQQFSHVEAVTFAYGQRHDAEIEVAKEIAAELDVPHHILDLSLLGQLTSNALTRHDLDIDNADVPNTFVDGRNHLFLSFAAVMAKQLGMHHIVTGVCETDFSGYPDCRDQFIKSLNVTLNLAMDYPFVIDTPLMWLDKKQTWELADRLGAFDYVKERTLTCYNGILGSGCGECPACVLRQNGLEAYEGVRV
- the queD gene encoding 6-carboxytetrahydropterin synthase QueD, translated to MKNAPFLAPTSVEAKQDGSLIYCKHRVQIVKEVTFDAAHHLFDYDGKCRALHGHTYKLQMGISGFLDNRGMTLDFGDLKAIFKEELEPYLDHRYLNESLPYMNTTAENMCYWIFEQLAKHLPDERDVRVEFVKLYETPTSYAEFRREWLVD
- the queE gene encoding 7-carboxy-7-deazaguanine synthase QueE; this translates as MKIPVLEVFGPTFQGEGRAIGQKTMFVRTAGCDYRCSWCDSAFTWDGSEKPDMLSADAIIERLDALGTYDYVTISGGNPLLIAGMKDLVDKLKARGVKLAVETQGSRYQDWLTQIDDVTLSPKPPSSGMSTDWEKLDAIVERLRPEQTTFKVAVFDEVDLAYAKQVQTRYTPDVMYLSAGNPEPGADGDITDAQLRRLKQLWEDVARDPSWQSVRVLPQLHTLLYANERGV
- the queF gene encoding preQ(1) synthase, translated to MRPEDLQDLSLLGQKSVPYIFEYAPDVLEAFPNRHPENDYFVKFNAPEFTSLCPITNQPDFATIYISYIPDEKLVESKSLKLYLFSFRNHGDFHENCINVIGKDLVKLMEPRYLEVWGKFTPRGGISIDPYYNYGKPGTKYEKMAEHRLFNHDLYPETVDNR
- a CDS encoding TVP38/TMEM64 family protein yields the protein MNKWKTQWMIAIVLIIFGTATLLYQWIDLRPGEIRDYIVQFGWLAPAVYIVLFTVRPLILFPTSVLSVAGGLAFGTLPGVVYTVIGATLSALVAYYIAICFGDRFVRHFETSDYEKIQHKIEEDGFFYVLILRLIPLVNFDLVSYASGLAKVRLPAYVVATMVGMIPGAFANNFLGSSIASGDLKMVILALAVFVVLTLVATVFREPIKQQINRYKKK
- a CDS encoding GNAT family N-acetyltransferase yields the protein MSTTSSFIVKDVTTNFKDFEEEFFNLYRTLYGDIDQLRFKERLYRHANPLVLLAFSDERLVGFKIGYEAEPYRFYSWAGGVHPEFQKHGIGRKLMDTQLEWVKAQGFHSIRTKARNTNKGVIILNLLCGYDIMGAYTEDHEPRIMMEKQLN
- a CDS encoding TrmH family RNA methyltransferase, with protein sequence MGWRQTTSALSKEEQAALLEELLQSGLLLEEDRLLYSMLMPDRVKRMQEVLDLRTNHITILTEGVDDPHNQSAVLRSADAFGVQTLHVVEGRAKFKPNSIIAKSADRWVDVVEHRSIEDAIDRLKADGYQVLATALSEEAVPLEGIDVSKPTVLLFGNEHHGVSETALAKADGNYVIPMQGYVQSLNISVAAAISLYDVTTRARHVVTDGYGLRAEEKQRILKNWMVKSLPKRSLGVYKQKGLTAFARETGKTE